From Ananas comosus cultivar F153 linkage group 2, ASM154086v1, whole genome shotgun sequence:
ATATTGAAATTACATTCAATGAATTGCTAGGAAATTCCCTTGCCAAATTGATTGAGAGAGACTGAGGGGGGTGTTTTAGCAACTTCGATTGAGAAAACACCAAGCGAATAATATTACTACGGGGACCAGCACAAGCATTAGAAATTTTCTGTGCACGGATATGTCGGGATATACACTCGAATCCGCAACCGGCCGCATGATTTTGTTTGCGCAAGTAACCAAATTTGAAAAAGTTTCTCCACAGCAACGAATCTCTAATCATCATGATGATAAAAAGAACATTGTATCCATCACATGACGATGCcttatcttaaaattttttgttgctAAATTTGTGACGGACAAAAGCTGCTTCAACTGAAACAGACATATCACCTACCCACTGCGGATAAGGAACAGAGCACAATAGCACATTATGTAGAAGACTCGCGAACTTCAATGCCCACAGAAACCAAAAATGGTTGCACAGTACGTCAGGATATTCATTTAAGGTAATTATTTCCATTCGAAGTTTTCGCTTAATTTAAGAATTAACGAGCATCCTAAAGATTATGATCTACCAACAATTTAGAACGCTTACGTAGTATCATTCGGAAGAGTATAGCTGTTGCAAACTCTAAACAAGTGCTTAGCATATAGACTTACGCTGCGACATCCGGATAGACTTACGCTGCGACATCCAGAGGAACGAGGAAAAAGACGCCGACGTACACAACATCGAACATTTATTGCGAAAAGCTGAAGGCATAATAAggagaaagggaaaaaagaaggTCATCACACTTACCTCCTTCAAAGTTAACCTGATATCTATCTTATCTAGCGAGAGACGCAGAAATATATACAAAACCGCACAACCGCATTGCAACTCCATTTTAAACATCGATCACTCTCTCCCGAGGTACCCAGAAGCCGAGATGGTCTTATTCTCAAACCCCGCCGCCACTCATTCTTTACACCTACAGACAAACATCACAACATACTCTTGATCTAATATTCCTATAATATCTCTCAAAACTGGCAGGAAGTGCCCAGCCTCTGCCTCTGCCTCTGACCGGCGGGCCCCGACTTTCGGCCCCGGAAAGCCCCGGGAAGCAGCTCCTGGAACTTCTCGAGAAATGCAGCCCATTCATCCTCGAGCATGTCCGCCAACTTCACAAAACTCGCACTTGGCGGTAACTGCTCGTTAGCACTTCTCCTGTTCCCGCTCAGAAAACCACTTCCGCCACCACTTCCACCGCCGCTGTTGTTAGGTTTACTAGTAGTATCTATACCCTTGTTAAAACCACTCAGATACCGCTGAGTTTTCTCTACCAGGCTAATCCCCTTCAGTGAAGTCGAAATCTTCGAAACATTAGAGCCAAAATGATTAACCGGCTTGAAGTGAGTAATCTCTTCCACATTACTCTCTTCATAGccctcattttcttcttcttcctcttcttcctcctctatGCTCTCATCTAATTTTGAAAGTGGGTTTCTGGAATTACCCCCCTTAAACCCAAAATTGTAAGATGGAGTTTTAGGGGTCACCGGATCTTCTTCACAGTCAATATCAAATAGGACAGCATCATCGTCACCCGAATAATCAGATTCCGGATGGAGGATTTCTCTTTCTGCCACCAATCTCCTAGCCTCAATACAAACGAGTTCCAGCTCGCTTGGCTCTTCTTCCCTTCCAGTGAACTCCCTGGTCATCATCTCACCAATTTCTGCAAGGCAAAGGCCGAATGATGCAGCCTCCTTGAGAAAGATCGTGGACAGGACTAAAACCCTAAGGCAAGCTTTACGGATCACAGGTAGTTCCATACGAAGCATTTCGGAGTCTTTTATTGGATCTAACTTGGCAATATACTCAAGCTCGTCCTCGGAGAAAGGAATAGATGCTTGCGGCCAATGGATCCATTCAAAATAAGGATCCTCTAAACTCTCTGGGAGGCAGAGACCATGATCAATTGGAATCAGCTCAGTCTGAACCCCAAACTGGCCCGACCCACTGTTGATCTTTCTCACTAGAAGGTTCCCAGCATGCCTGTCCGTGTTGAAGATTCTCACATCGAGTATCCCGATCCGGTGCACGGCAGAAACAGGAAAGCTCGAAGTTCCATGGTCGCTGGCATCATAGTCATGACGAATGAACTGCTGGAACGATGCGATCTTGCTAACAGCTCGTGGCTTTCTTTCATGAACTctattagtattatttttacCATCAACACCTTCATTAACATGGAACACACAGTGAGTAATCTTGACCAATACAGTGGGAGGAACATTGGCAAAGTGGTCATGGTCGAGGAGGTACGCAGCAACTTCACGAAACCCTGTATCCCCAACTCGCACTGATCTTTTAAGGCCCGGCTGCCCAAGAGTTTTTCCAATAAATCCTTTCGGGTTGTTAGGTGCAAATGGCTCCTCATCAGTTGGCTTAACTATGGCGACACTCTCCCCCCTGCTATTCCTGAAGTAGTATGCACCCCCCAGGCCACTGTGAACGGGTATTGGGTCGACACCACTTCTGATTGCTTTTACAAC
This genomic window contains:
- the LOC109728898 gene encoding phosphatidylinositol 4-kinase gamma 5-like, whose translation is MSPNLDSPVQTQMAVEVLNHSFSSEYHGKNKSEGRPASWKRVFVQTDTGCVLGIELDRGDNAHTVKRKLQIALNVPTGESALTYGDRVLKNDLSDIRNDSPLLLTRNFLHRSSSTPCLSPTGKDLQQRDRSGPIEILGCSSHFSKMKPLVKDVVKAIRSGVDPIPVHSGLGGAYYFRNSRGESVAIVKPTDEEPFAPNNPKGFIGKTLGQPGLKRSVRVGDTGFREVAAYLLDHDHFANVPPTVLVKITHCVFHVNEGVDGKNNTNRVHERKPRAVSKIASFQQFIRHDYDASDHGTSSFPVSAVHRIGILDVRIFNTDRHAGNLLVRKINSGSGQFGVQTELIPIDHGLCLPESLEDPYFEWIHWPQASIPFSEDELEYIAKLDPIKDSEMLRMELPVIRKACLRVLVLSTIFLKEAASFGLCLAEIGEMMTREFTGREEEPSELELVCIEARRLVAEREILHPESDYSGDDDAVLFDIDCEEDPVTPKTPSYNFGFKGGNSRNPLSKLDESIEEEEEEEEENEGYEESNVEEITHFKPVNHFGSNVSKISTSLKGISLVEKTQRYLSGFNKGIDTTSKPNNSGGGSGGGSGFLSGNRRSANEQLPPSASFVKLADMLEDEWAAFLEKFQELLPGAFRGRKSGPAGQRQRQRLGTSCQF